A region of Ornithodoros turicata isolate Travis chromosome 5, ASM3712646v1, whole genome shotgun sequence DNA encodes the following proteins:
- the LOC135394617 gene encoding uncharacterized protein LOC135394617 encodes MNHLMVFAMLFAGAAAAIMDTINTPFKINIDKEIMALNMDPMPLPNIEFSIKPTDSITEIKLINGKVEGLSKVIKPLGRCMERKEDGDIACHITIDGLRIIYEATSINPDKTFDVEVIIQHSAIEMIIGATPDGMMTLKNIRIQSMYPWIRTPRVISGDMIMNSMFDMELKMKLHELFVDNTVTAKFDKALEKVIALERFPKKIIGNEIPIDTSFIIGI; translated from the exons ATGAATCACTTAATGGTCTTCGCCATGCTGTTCGCTG GAGCTGCGGCAGCGATCATGGACACCATAAATACGCCTTTCAAGATAAACATCGACAAAGAAATCATGGCACTCAACATGGACCCTATGCCTTTGCCGAACATTGAATTCAGTATCAAGCCTACCGATTCAATTACTGAAATTAAGCTGATCAATGGCAAGGTGGAGGGCCTCAGTAAGGTCATCAAGCCCCTGGGTCGTTGCATGGAACGCAAAGAGGACGGTGACATTGCCTGTCACATAACGATTGACGGCCTGCGAATCATCTACGAGGCGACATCGATTAATCCAGACAAAACATTCGACGTGGAAGTGATCATTCAACACAGCGCCATTGAAATGATCATCGGCGCCACACCAG ACGGTATGATGACTCTGAAGAACATCCGTATCCAAAGTATGTACCCCTGGATTCGCACACCTAGGGTGATTAGTGGCGACATGATCATGAACAGCATGTTTGACATGGAGCTCAAGATGAAGCTGCACGAACTTTTCGTGGACAACACGGTGACAGCGAAATTCGACAAGGCTCTGGAGAAGGTTATCGCCTTGGAACGCTTCCCCAAGAAAATCATTGGAAATGAGATACCCATCGATACTAGCTTTATCATCGGTATCTAA